The Actinomycetota bacterium genome includes a region encoding these proteins:
- a CDS encoding ABC transporter permease subunit, with protein sequence RTGRPHHRLAYASGVVFAVAAAAYVVTGAPVASDIPSHEGRTVTGGFRILDTYFALLAGLVIYTASHIAEIVRGSIQSVPRGQTEAASALALSPGQRLRHVVLPQALRVAIPPTGNQYLNLTKNSSLAVAIGYAEVTRVVSIAIGNGNPAPQMIAVLMGIYLTLSLGIAAVTNLLNRRFQLRTR encoded by the coding sequence CGGACCGGACGCCCCCACCACCGGCTGGCGTACGCGTCCGGGGTCGTGTTCGCGGTCGCCGCCGCCGCGTACGTGGTGACCGGTGCGCCCGTGGCGTCGGACATCCCCTCGCACGAGGGACGCACGGTCACCGGCGGCTTCCGCATCCTGGACACCTACTTCGCCCTGCTCGCGGGGCTCGTGATCTACACGGCCAGTCACATCGCCGAGATCGTGCGGGGAAGCATCCAGTCGGTGCCGCGCGGGCAGACGGAGGCGGCCAGCGCCCTGGCCCTCTCCCCCGGCCAGCGTCTGCGTCACGTCGTGCTCCCGCAGGCTCTTCGTGTGGCCATCCCCCCCACCGGCAACCAGTACCTGAACCTGACGAAGAACTCCTCGCTCGCGGTCGCCATCGGCTACGCCGAGGTGACCCGCGTCGTCTCCATAGCCATAGGCAACGGCAACCCCGCTCCGCAGATGATCGCCGTGCTCATGGGCATCTACCTGACCCTGTCGCTGGGCATCGCGGCCGTGACGAACCTCCTCAACCGACGCTTCCAGCTCCGGACCCGCTGA